GAACTTGTTGATTTCATCTTCTTTTGTTCGGTTATCTATGGCTATACTTTGAGGGACATCAAAGCCTGCATATTGAACAATTTTATGAGCGTAGTCCTTATCGATACAAATAGAGCTTGCTGCTACATCACATCCAACATAAGGAATTCCTGTGATTTCAAACAGCCCTTGGAGCGTTCCATCTTCTCCATTCCTGCCATGAAGTACAGGAAACACAATATCTATTTGGGTGTGTACAAATTCATTTGGATGGATTTCAATGATTTTTCGATCCCCCTTATTAGGAGAGAGCATGATTTGTCGGCAGCTACCATCTAAAAACCATGTGTTTTCCTTGATTTTATCTAAAGTGCCATTATATCGAAGCCACTTTCCGTCTCTGGTAATGCCTATTTTTATTACATCATATTTTTCTATATCTAAGTTTTCCATAACAGCACTTGCCGATTTTAATGATACTTCATACTCTGAGGATTCCCCTCCAAAAATTACAGCTACAACGATCTTTCCCACACTTCTTCCTCCTTATTAAATCGGGCCTATTTCTGACTCGATATCGTATCGAATTTCATATTTATTGTTTAGAACCAGTTCCTTAGAAACGATTTCTCCGTTAAATTGCCCATACCCAACTTTATATATTTCATTATATCGATAGATTTTTCCATTTTCCCTTGCATATCTTAAATTTTCACTCTCAACAGTATATAGAACGTCTTGAGGTTTGTTACTTACAATGGTTCCATGTATAAAATCTTCATCAAATTCAACTAAAACTTGAAAGGTTTCTTCCGTTTCATTTTTTACTTTCAAATCCAACCAACCTTCTGCAATCGTAGCATCAACTCCAACGGGTATATCCCCCTTAGGCTGGGGTATGGTTTCTGCTGAATGAGGGTTTCTTTCCACTACAGTAAGAGGTGTATGGAGGAATACCCAAAATAATAAATTACTGATTTGACAAAGGCCACCACCTTCAACGGAAGTGATTTCATTGTTCACCATAGCCAATCCCTTTTTATATTTTCCATATTTCTCTGCATTTTTCGCCAGCATCCAGAAAGAAAAAGTTTCATTGGGCTCTATGATAACTTTATGAATGGTTTTAGCAACCAACTTCAGGTTGTCCACCTTATTGAGCTGATATTGAATGTCATAGCCACTTTCCGTATTTACCATCTTTGATTTTGTTGTAAAAACTTGATGTTCTAATATGTTATGAGCCTTTTTAGTCGCATATTGATTGGCATCCAGCTTCATACCGATATAAAAGAAAACCTTCCTCTGAAGTTTTCTTATGGGTAAGAGGTAAGGAAATCTCTCCGTTAATCGTTTTGTTCTCATATTGTGCACTACCTCCAAAACTTATTTATTACTTAACATGTGTCGTTATTTAAATTCTATACAAAAATTCCTAAAATACAGTGGTCATAAACCTTAAATTTTTCTTACAATTTAAATATTGCTAGGGTTTGTTTCTTACTACGAATATAAACGAATAAATACTTAAGATTAAATATACCGATTAAAATATATAGAATTATCTGAAAAATATTATTGTATTGTTATATTAAAAATGATATTTTTATAATATACGTAGCCTTATCTATACATTTCTAAATTTAAAATCAGTTGTTCTCTAAAATTAACCTATTTACTTTATAAAAATACATGGTATTATAAACAATCCATAATGTTCAATGGAATTATAGGGGTAAAAAATGATGAAAGGAAAGGAGGGTATGATTTAGTTTATAGCTAAATCATACAAGGTTTATATGATTTATTACTTTTTAATACCTATTATGTTGCTTCCTATATTGGCTTATACATTTTATAATCTTTTCAACAAGAATGAATTGTTTAATTCCACTGATGATTTTATTATAAAGTGCCGTGAAAACAATATCATAACTACGATTAGTTTAATTGCATCAATGTTGTGCCTTTGTTACTTAATATTTTGCATTAAGGTTACTATGGATAACATAAATGGGCTATCCTATAAAGGAATTCATATAAGCCTGTTGGATTTATTAGTTCCGAATAAATTTAATTCTTTGATAGAATCTTTTTCAAATAATATTAGAGATCATATATTTGAACTTTCGTATTTATATGCTGCACGTGAAAATTTATTTTCTTCATTTTATTCAATTTTGTTTGTTTTTATAGGACTCTATTTTTACTTTATTAATTCTAGATTTGTATATATTAAAAAGGATGGAATTGTTAGGCTAGGAAAGTTCTATCCATGGAATGTAAATAAACTACATCGGTGGGAAAAGATTTTTAGTAGATATATTTTAAATGCTAATGTTGTAGATGTTAATGGAAGGTCTTTAATTATAAGTTTTATCGTCCATAAGGACAGTAAAAATGCTTTAGAAACGTTAATTAATCCGGAGTGTTTTACTAATAATTTTGACTAAATGATAAGAAATCTAAAGGTCGTATATTGTACGTTAGACATAATCCTAAGCTGGGCTAAGCCTCTGATCGATCTTTTATCCTTGCAGGCTTCGACCAACTCTTTAGAAGTATACTCGTTGCTTTGAACACTATGTAAAATCAAACCAGTTTTTGATCTCCTATAATCCTTAAGTGCCAAATTTCAGGTTTTAGTAGTTCCATCTGAGATAATTTCTTTGTCATTAAGTGTGTTTACTACAGATGTATCCTACTGTTTCTTAGAAACCCCGCAGAGAATGCCGCCGCTTTGGCATTCTTCACGGTAAGTTTTAATCGGTTTGAGGCTTAGCTTCCTTAACTCCATACGTTTATGCAAGACTTAAAAAATCATGTCCTTTATTTGACCAGAACATTGTAATTTTAGTATATCCTTACACTCAATTCTAAAGTGTTCACTGAACTTTATATATTATATAAATAGATTCTCATACCTTCTGGTCTCAATAATCTGCTGTATTTCATCTATCGTTTTATTGTTGACGTTGATTAGTATGGCGCCGTAAGCATTAGAATCCACTGAATTGTTCAGGTTCTTTAATCCATCATATATACTTCTATATACAATGGCATCAATATGG
Above is a genomic segment from Alkaliphilus oremlandii OhILAs containing:
- the vanW gene encoding glycopeptide resistance accessory protein VanW, with the protein product MRTKRLTERFPYLLPIRKLQRKVFFYIGMKLDANQYATKKAHNILEHQVFTTKSKMVNTESGYDIQYQLNKVDNLKLVAKTIHKVIIEPNETFSFWMLAKNAEKYGKYKKGLAMVNNEITSVEGGGLCQISNLLFWVFLHTPLTVVERNPHSAETIPQPKGDIPVGVDATIAEGWLDLKVKNETEETFQVLVEFDEDFIHGTIVSNKPQDVLYTVESENLRYARENGKIYRYNEIYKVGYGQFNGEIVSKELVLNNKYEIRYDIESEIGPI
- a CDS encoding YkuS family protein, encoding MKRIAVEQGLEDIKSALESRGYEIVDYNDGGHIDAIVYRSIYDGLKNLNNSVDSNAYGAILINVNNKTIDEIQQIIETRRYENLFI